In Magnetococcales bacterium, a single genomic region encodes these proteins:
- a CDS encoding transglutaminase family protein, with product MNYRITHTTRYIYNEPVTIGHNRIHLKPMNFPGQRCHRFELTVRPEPTTLQEFEDFFGNTVHYFEILEPHEALHIKSTSQVTREPFVVHDFSAFPAWEQGCPGRPEAHDEVRRWAIFAMDSPMAPRGVDLSDFARPDFPPGRSLVEAALAFTQRLYQDFKYRPGSTTIATPIEQVLRQRCGVCQDFAHLALGALRSLGLCVRYVSGYLETDPPPGMPRLAGADASHAWFALFVPGMGWVDFDPTNGIIPSTRHITVAVGRDYTDVPPVKGVVLGGREHVLKVSVDVLQDDFQSSGGLA from the coding sequence ATGAACTACCGCATCACGCATACCACCCGCTACATCTACAACGAGCCGGTGACGATTGGCCATAACCGTATTCATCTTAAACCGATGAATTTTCCTGGACAGCGTTGTCACCGCTTTGAGCTGACGGTACGTCCCGAACCGACGACATTGCAGGAGTTCGAGGATTTTTTCGGCAACACGGTCCATTACTTCGAAATTCTTGAACCTCATGAGGCCCTGCACATCAAAAGCACCAGTCAGGTAACCCGCGAGCCTTTTGTGGTGCATGATTTTTCCGCCTTTCCAGCCTGGGAGCAGGGGTGCCCGGGTCGTCCGGAAGCCCATGACGAGGTGCGCCGCTGGGCCATTTTTGCCATGGATTCCCCCATGGCGCCGCGTGGTGTCGATTTGTCCGACTTTGCCCGTCCCGACTTTCCGCCGGGGCGATCCCTGGTTGAGGCGGCCCTGGCTTTTACCCAACGGCTTTACCAGGATTTCAAATATCGACCCGGCAGCACGACCATAGCTACCCCGATCGAACAGGTTTTGCGGCAGCGTTGCGGGGTGTGCCAGGACTTTGCCCATCTGGCCCTGGGAGCCTTGCGCTCTCTGGGACTCTGTGTGCGCTATGTCAGCGGCTACCTGGAGACCGATCCCCCTCCGGGAATGCCACGTCTGGCCGGAGCGGATGCCTCGCATGCCTGGTTCGCCCTCTTTGTCCCCGGCATGGGGTGGGTGGACTTCGACCCTACCAACGGCATCATTCCCTCCACACGCCACATCACGGTGGCTGTGGGGAGGGATTACACCGACGTTCCCCCGGTCAAGGGGGTGGTGTTGGGGGGGCGTGAGCATGTCTTGAAGGTCTCCGTCGATGTGTTGCAGGATGATTTCCAATCATCAGGGGGCCTTGCATAG
- a CDS encoding alpha-E domain-containing protein, with protein MLSRVAENIYWMARYLERVEGTARLVIATNQTMLDIAPISHVRPLDWFQLIAITGSREYFAKLHATIDETIVVQFLIADAKNPSSILSSLRLARENMRSTRELFPREAWETLNTFTIHTQELLHSDIPAAQRHAFLEGIIDACLKLTGLLDSTMCRDDAFHMFRLGRCLERADMITRILDVRGAGMLESWKQMDLPLRNAVWLTVLRSLSGDQMYRRRVEPRVRGPEVLAFLLKDRQFPRTFRYCIDGVENCLAKLRRDTTAQTVIKAIEQEIYLADVQGLAEEGGLHEFLDKLQIHLGHLHGSIGKTYFNTLPAQTEGTDRSEQTQT; from the coding sequence ATGCTTTCCAGGGTCGCTGAAAACATCTACTGGATGGCCCGCTATCTGGAAAGGGTGGAGGGTACCGCCCGCCTCGTGATCGCGACCAACCAAACGATGCTGGACATCGCCCCCATCAGCCATGTTCGTCCCCTGGACTGGTTTCAGTTGATCGCAATCACCGGCAGCAGGGAATATTTTGCCAAACTCCATGCAACGATCGACGAAACCATCGTGGTGCAGTTTTTGATCGCCGATGCAAAAAATCCCAGTTCGATCCTCTCTTCCCTGCGTCTGGCCAGGGAAAACATGCGCAGCACCCGGGAGCTTTTCCCCCGGGAGGCGTGGGAAACGCTCAACACCTTCACCATCCACACCCAGGAGTTGTTGCACAGCGACATACCAGCCGCCCAACGTCATGCTTTTCTGGAAGGCATCATCGATGCCTGCCTGAAATTGACAGGACTGCTGGACAGCACCATGTGCCGGGATGACGCCTTTCACATGTTCCGATTGGGACGCTGTCTGGAACGAGCCGACATGATCACCCGCATCCTGGATGTGCGGGGAGCCGGCATGCTGGAGAGCTGGAAACAGATGGATCTTCCCCTGCGCAACGCCGTGTGGCTGACCGTACTGCGCTCCCTGTCGGGAGACCAGATGTATCGCCGGCGGGTGGAACCGCGTGTGCGCGGGCCGGAGGTTTTGGCGTTCCTCCTCAAGGATCGCCAGTTTCCGCGCACGTTCCGTTACTGCATCGATGGCGTGGAAAACTGCCTGGCCAAGCTGCGCCGGGATACAACAGCCCAAACGGTCATCAAAGCCATCGAACAGGAGATCTATCTGGCCGATGTACAGGGATTGGCCGAAGAAGGAGGATTGCACGAATTTTTGGACAAACTTCAAATCCACCTGGGCCATCTTCATGGCAGCATCGGCAAGACTTACTTCAACACCCTGCCTGCCCAAACAGAAGGAACCGACCGCTCCGAACAGACTCAAACGTGA